The following are from one region of the Sphingobium sp. TKS genome:
- a CDS encoding IS630 family transposase: MGWEAIGSLVMSTTKLVLIELSIDERKALEQRVRRRSTSRRDAQRAEIVLRAADGANNCKIAAAVGVTRKTVRAWRARFAEQRMDGLSDEPRCGAPRRIDDDRIKAIIAKTLEEKPVNATHWNIRDIAKAAGVSTSSVYRIGRAFSLQQNCAETSRLSSDPQFIEKVRDIVGLFLDPPDKALAICVDERSQHQALGRTQALVPMRPGQIERRAHDYERHGMTTLFAGFQASVSAQAMVRPGEAIERCDPCHRSSEFRAFLEELEHNVPAELDVHVVMNIAESHKTKMFGDWFVKRPHWHMHFTPTSSSWLDQVERFFTLLSEKRIKRGADGSVKALIEVIEIFIDNHNANPKPLRWTKSANNILASTGRRYRRTLDARPKAG; encoded by the coding sequence ATGGGCTGGGAGGCTATTGGGAGTTTGGTGATGTCGACGACGAAACTGGTCTTGATCGAATTATCGATCGACGAAAGAAAAGCGCTCGAACAGCGAGTGCGGCGTCGAAGCACGTCTCGCCGCGATGCGCAACGCGCGGAGATCGTGTTGAGGGCTGCCGATGGCGCGAACAATTGCAAGATTGCCGCCGCCGTTGGCGTCACGCGCAAGACGGTTCGGGCATGGCGCGCGCGCTTTGCCGAACAACGCATGGATGGCCTTTCGGACGAGCCGCGTTGTGGCGCGCCGCGCCGCATTGACGATGATCGGATCAAGGCCATCATCGCGAAGACGCTCGAAGAAAAGCCGGTCAACGCCACGCACTGGAACATTCGCGACATAGCCAAGGCCGCGGGCGTTTCCACTTCCTCTGTATATCGCATTGGGCGGGCCTTTTCGCTGCAGCAAAATTGCGCCGAAACGTCCAGATTGTCCAGCGACCCCCAATTCATCGAGAAGGTGCGCGACATCGTTGGCCTCTTTCTCGACCCGCCTGACAAGGCGTTGGCGATCTGTGTCGATGAAAGGAGCCAACACCAAGCCCTCGGCCGTACCCAAGCGCTGGTGCCGATGCGACCGGGACAAATCGAACGGCGCGCCCATGACTATGAACGTCATGGTATGACGACGCTGTTCGCCGGCTTCCAAGCATCGGTAAGCGCCCAGGCAATGGTCCGTCCCGGCGAAGCGATCGAGCGCTGCGACCCTTGCCACCGATCGAGCGAATTTCGGGCCTTCCTCGAAGAGCTAGAACATAATGTTCCCGCCGAGCTCGACGTCCATGTCGTTATGAATATTGCCGAAAGTCACAAGACCAAGATGTTTGGAGACTGGTTTGTCAAACGGCCGCATTGGCATATGCACTTCACGCCGACATCATCGTCATGGCTCGACCAAGTCGAGCGCTTCTTCACCTTATTGTCGGAAAAGCGGATCAAACGCGGCGCCGATGGCTCGGTGAAAGCCTTGATCGAGGTCATCGAAATCTTCATCGATAATCATAACGCCAATCCCAAGCCGTTGCGTTGGACCAAATCCGCCAATAACATCCTCGCATCCACCGGACGCCGCTATCGCCGGACTCTCGATGCTCGGCCAAAAGCTGGTTAG